A window of the Leucoraja erinacea ecotype New England unplaced genomic scaffold, Leri_hhj_1 Leri_1241S, whole genome shotgun sequence genome harbors these coding sequences:
- the LOC129715555 gene encoding tubulin alpha-1 chain-like: MRECISVHIGQAGCQIGNACWELYCLEHGIQPDGQMPSDKTIGGGDDSFNTFFSETGAGKHVPRAVFIDLEPTVIDEVRTGTYRQLFHPEQLITGKEDAANNYARGHCSIGKEIVDLVLDRIRKVADLCTGLQGFLIFHSFGGGTGSGFTSLLMERLSVDYGKKSKLEFSIYPAPQISTAVVEPYNAVLVTHCTLEHSDCAFMVDNEAIYDVCRRNLDIERPTYTNLNRLLAQIVSSITASLRFDGALNVDLTEFQTNLVPYPRIHFPLVNFAPLISAEKAYHEQMSVAEITNACFEPANQMVKCDPRQGKYMACCMLYRGDVVPKDVNASIATIKSKRSIQFVDWCPTGFKVGINYQPPTVVPGGDLAKVQRALCMLSNTTAISMAWTRLNLKFDKMYAKRAFVHWYVGEGLEEGEFQDAREDMASLEKDYQEVALDSADLERAAEEE; the protein is encoded by the exons ATG CGTGAGTGTATCTCAGTCCACATCGGCCAGGCCGGGTGCCAGATTGGCAACGCTTGCTGGGAGCTGTATTGCCTGGAGCACGGGATCCAGCCGGATGGACAGATGCCCAGCGACAAGACCATCGGAGGCGGAGACGATTCGTTCAACACCTTCTTCAGCGAGACGGGGGCGGGCAAGCACGTCCCGCGGGCCGTGTTCATCGACCTGGAGCCCACGGTGATCG ATGAGGTGCGGACCGGCACCTACCGCCAGCTCTTCCACCCCGAGCAGCTCATCACCGGCAAGGAGGACGCGGCCAATAACTACGCCCGGGGCCACTGCTCCATCGGCAAGGAGATCGTGGACCTGGTGCTGGATCGCATCCGGAAAGTG GCCGATCTGTGCACCGGACTCCAGGGGTTCCTGATCTTCCACAGTTTCGGCGGCGGCACCGGCTCGGGCTTCACCTCCCTCCTCATGGAGAGACTCTCCGTGGACTACGGCAAGAAATCCAAGCTGGAGTTTTCCATCTACCCGGCGCCGCAGATCTCCACCGCCGTGGTCGAGCCCTACAACGCGGTGCTGGTCACCCACTGCACCCTGGAGCACTCCGACTGCGCCTTCATGGTGGACAACGAGGCCATTTACGATGTGTGTCGGCGGAACCTGGATATCGAGCGCCCCACCTACACCAACCTCAACCGCCTGTTGGCGCAGATCGTGTCGTCCATCACCGCCTCGCTGCGCTTCGACGGCGCCCTCAACGTGGACCTGACTGAGTTCCAGACCAACCTGGTCCCCTACCCGCGCATCCACTTCCCCCTCGTCAACTTCGCGCCCCTCATCTCGGCCGAGAAGGCTTACCATGAACAAATGTCTGTCGCCGAGATCACCAACGCCTGCTTCGAGCCGGCCAACCAGATGGTGAAGTGTGATCCTCGCCAGGGCAAGTACATGGCGTGTTGCATGTTGTACCGCGGGGACGTGGTCCCCAAGGACGTCAACGCCTCCATCGCCACCATCAAGTCCAAGCGCTCCATCCAGTTTGTGGACTGGTGCCCGACCGGGTTCAAG GTGGGCATCAACTACCAGCCCCCGACCGTGGTGCCGGGGGGTGACCTGGCCAAGGTGCAACGCGCCCTCTGCATGCTGAGCAACACCACCGCCATCTCCATGGCCTGGACCCGCCTCAACCTGAAGTTCGACAAGATGTACGCCAAGCGGGCCTTTGTCCACTGGTACGTGGGAGAGGGGCTGGAGGAAGGGGAGTTCCAGGACGCGCGGGAGGACATGGCGTCGCTGGAGAAGGACTACCAAGAGGTGGCCCTGGACTCCGCCGATCTCGAGAGAGCAGCAGAGGAAGAATAG